TTCCTcgcttccgtttctcttctcgtgcacagTTCATTTAAACTCAACAGCCAATCAACATAATAACATaatcaacatgctgaatcggccgaaacaCCTAAGActcaggcagactagagccaacggtgcaggacacaccgAGAAAACTAGGCCTTCAGGCGCTCACCAACGACCCTAaccgttggcttggtgtgtcagggccttaaaggCCACAACTTAAACAATAGCAGACAATGTAACGGATCTGATACATGAAAAATGCATAAAGATAAACTATGTTTGAAAGGGTACTGAAGCGTAATTTAGTCATGCTGTGTTGAAAAATGCCAAATGATTGATTTTGGATGTGtaaatttgcatttttattacctccaccaaggctaAGGACCTTGGaaagaggttatgttttcaccggtgttggtttgtttgtttgtgcgtctgtctgtctgtccctctgttatGAGGGTTACTCCAAAtgtttgcgatggatttgaatgaaatattttgtgtgtagcacaatgaacaatccattagattttggtggcgatccagatcatgacctggattcaggaattttttttaagaatacgATGTGGCCGCCTTGAaaagatacgtgtgtggatgtgtggcgaaaCATTTACTCGGAGCTGTGGGgattcaattaaataaataaaaagcttaAAAGAATATTTGATCACAAATTTTAATAAGGACTTGTCGGCACAGatgaaaaaacatatttcatacACAGACTGATAAACACACCCCACACGCATTTCTGATTTTGTATTATAAATGTTCTGGGAATAAAAGACATACGTGTTCACACAACATGTGCTGTGACATATTTAcaccagagagaaagaaagaagcggtagatgacaggatgagagacaacgtagtgtaacgttatacagacacaacaaggctgctgaatgagagaagtatccgccgatacgttacatggaaacacaccgtgttaataagcCGACCATCTCACGGTACCGCCATCTGTGacctgtgatctgtttttaaagtcacgcaccttggcagAGGTATGCGCTCTCCGAgacgagtgccattctagtttattattattagtcagTGAAACAAGACAGAACTTAATACTTTGGGTGACAGGACATGATTACACTACAGGGCAAAACATGCATTGGGTACagtgtaaaagaaaaagaaaaagtttgatcctgaggtgtgtgtgttgaggaaaGAATGAGTAGATGAGTTTTCCTGGCAGGGGTGGCTGGTGATAACCCAGGTCCAGCTACTTTGGgtctttatttttacattttcgaTCATGTTGTGTTGTGGCAGAGGTTTCTACAGTGGCCAACATTTCAGAACACTGGAAACAAAAACGTTTCTCAAAACTTAACGACATTTcccaaaacacatttcacaACACATCATTGTGATGTCAGCACAGCACACgccttttctcttttctgtggAAATTAAGCCATCGGAACATTTCAAAATCTGATGAAACAGTGTTATCTGGTGATATCAATGTGCTTCCCTACACTTTGACCAGAGTGTACTGTGGATGAACCATTAAGCTGTTAAATTTGACTCATTTAGCAGgtagctagcttgctaattccaccgtGCTTTCATGCTACAGTTAACGTTACATTAACGTTCTAGCTTTAGTCtagaacaggggtcagcaaATTTTACTATCAAACGAGacattttatgcaaaaaaacaaaaacaaaattctgcctggagccgcaaaacatgtgagcattgtgatgaatgTAACATAGCtaatagtctaagtatatagtatataagtctaatgcagtgagggcccaaatGCAAATGTACTAAGGATTATTACAATTACAGTATTGCAATGTATTAGTCGTACATTAagggaaaaaatctgagatttccagaataaagtcataatattaagagaaacaaagtcgtaatattatgagaatgaagtcataactttacaagaaaaaaagtcatattacaagagaaaaagacataactttacgaggaaaaaaaggcataatattacgagaaaaaagccgtaatatgaaaaaaagtcataactttacgagaaaaaagaaaataaaacgtaaaattactactttacaatATTGaccttattctcataatactatgacttttttctcttaaacttatgactttattactataatattacaactttttttctcgtaaacctatgactttattctcgtaatattatgactttattctcgaaatctccgattattttttttttcctcaatgtgtcccttatactctgtcgtaccgtcgtaccatagacctacaacaataagaaatgaaaatgtaaacaaaaaacagttattcatttccatttttatttattttccattttgtttaacatctacatgctcccactgggtcagatttttgataacaacaaaataaattaccataactatgcagacgacacacaaatttacataactctatcaccaggagactacagtccaatacaagcactgagtgagtgcattgaacaagtcaataattggatgtgccagaatttccttcagctgaacaaagacaaaactgaggtcgtagtttttggagccaaaaaggaaaggttaaaggttagtgctcacctacaatctgtgatgttaaaaagctcggaccaagccagaaactttggtgtagtcatggactctgacctgagctttaacagccacattaagacaattacaaagacagccttctatcacatgaagaatatagcaagaattagaggactgatgtctcagcaggatttggaaaaacaagtctatgcatttatcttcagccgacttgactactgtaacgacgtctttactggtcttcctaaaaaatcaatcagacagctgcagctgattcagaacgctgctgctagagtcctcattaacacaaagaaagtggaccatatcagtccagttctgaggtctctacactggctccctgtctctcagagaattgatttcaaaatactcctgctggtttacaaagcactaaatggtttagggccaaaatatatttctgatcttctgctatgttatgaaccatccagacctctcaggtcatctggatcaggtctgcttagtgtccccagagtcagaactaaacatgcagaagcagcattcagtttttatgcaccaaatatttggaacaagctcccagaaaactgcaggaccgctccaactctcacttcttttaaaacaaagcttaaaactttacTGTTCgctgcctttaattaaaccagataatgatctgacactgcactagagcttttactcttctgtgttttattctattttagcttctatcctagcttttatttttagcttgtttttattttctaatctttaatgttttaatgtttttatgtttttataactgttttaattacgtcttaatgttcttttgcactttgtcgcaatgttcttgaatgtttatgtaaagcactttgaattgccctgttgttgaaatgtgctatacaaataaagctgccttgtcttgccttgccttattaatccacagagagccactggagaggggctaaagagccgcatgtggctccggagccgcaggttgctgacccctggtctagaagGATGTTTCatcaaatctctgttttgtcgtgtcatcgtctctctctctgctgactTGTCACCTGCTTCATCATTAATATCTTGAGAGAGGTGAATCTTAatatttttatgcaaacaaaaaTTACACTAACGTTAGTCTAGAAGAACTGACTTTAATGTCCTGTAAAGTCTCCAATAAATAGCTTACTGTTGAGCCACAGCTCACGCTAGCATAGCTGTCCTGTTAGCTTGTCAGTTATTAGAAGCCGTTTAAATTAACGTAAATAGCttgcaacaaaaatacttgatTAGCACTTTTGATTTAATAATGTTAGATAGTATTTTTAGGCTTAGAGTTTTGGATGTTTACATGTAACATTAATGTTAGCTGgcagtgttttttattttattttaattggcTTAATTGACAATCTTCAGCATATCAACCGGTGGCACCGTACAGTATGTCTGTTATTGCTAACTTCTATACCTTTGCCCATTATTGTAGTATGGCCCACTAAAATTACTGGCTTTacttaaaacagaaatgttaaTACTGATGTATTGTTGTATTATTGTTCCCTGTGTGTTGTTGCATGCATGAACTACTGGATAATTGTTGCCAGTAAATTACTATTAATTTGACATtagtcaaatatatatattttatatacagtatatatagactgtgacgccaggtctgaacagggccttagatCATGAACCGATGCTTTAACGAGTCTTAGCAGATTTGTAAGTTTTGATTCAGGTACTTCCCATTTTATCAGCCATCTACATCTGCTTTTTTCCACCAGTCCCACCACTTCCCTATTCAAACATTACAACACACACTTTCAACACTTTTAAGTTCTATGTAaatcagaccgttgctatgggcgcagttctgatgacggactctggcggaccgtttttgtgtcaaaattattgatttcttcagtaagtagccctGTAATAAGCGgggtaatgtacagctagcgggtcattgttgtaaaagaatccccttcagggcgatgagagacccctccgctaTGCGTCGGCGTGCAGCATCggcctgtcggggattctttcacaacaatgaccggctcgctgtacattatcccttacttaagtCTTGTTCTTTAAACCTTTCTTTTAGGACTgtcaacgcgataataacgcattcatgcaaattcattttaacgcattaacgccaTCAATCTTTTGAAGGTtgcagtgggctcagttttaaagctagagtgacgatactggcatcatatgaaaatagaaaacctaaggaatccgttgataccaaccgtgtcatactactactactttcaAAGAggtcgcttgacctctgacctcaagatatatgaatgaaaatgggttctattgatATTGTGTAGCAACATAAGCAATCAGTCAggatgcattaaaaaaataggaGACAAAAGGttaaacaaattatttttaagttCAGTGGAAGACGATATGAGGAAACAGTATGATGAAGGAAAGTGATTAGAAGGTGAAAAGTGATGAGAATCAAGGTGTGATCTCTCCTTGGGTGAAGGGCGGGTATACAGCAGTTACTAGGAACTCTGACACATAGCTGTAGCTCTGCCAGAGAAGTGCAGCAGTTTTTTGTATATTTGCTACTCAAACAGGCTTTCAAGACACCATTATttagaaaatgaagaaaaaacaaaggcaGAAACCAGAGTAGCAGTATAAATTACAAATgctaaacaaataaaccatccTGACATTTTTTCTTGAGAAACAAAAGTAGCTAACTTATAAGCTTTAAGTTAAATAGCCGTTCCATTTTGTCATCATCCGAGCACCAAAACATTTCTGgattttgaacagacatttcATTTATAATAGAAGTTCTTAACTCATCATAGCATGGACAATACAAAAGACTTCTCCTAACTTGCATACTTCGCACAACCTGTTGTtcttgctgtgtttgtgttttaccaATCCGTGACGGTCATcactgcaaactccaccccgtAAGGtccggtactttcagaaagtcctaccccccgaccagggcctttAGGGGGCTAAAAACGCCCTGAAAAAATGTCCCCTGagcttaatttagaccctggacCCTGCAGTcaaaacgcaatgagttcctcaaaaggttcttagttctgggagaaagttcctgcggtggaagcGGGGCTATAGTAGATCTATGTTGCATGGGTGTCCAAActtaaacttttttaaaaaagtatatatGAGTCTTTTAATTTAAGACAGTATCTTAATGACTGAGTTTAGCGTTGACACTTGAATCTGCAGTAAGCTGATTTTAACACTCTTAAATTTCACTCACCAGTGAAAATCACTCCTGATGGATAACAGTGGTGTTGGGCCTTGGACTGAAGAATTCTAAAAGTACATCACAGAGGTGACTTACAGTTTTCTTGGACCTTAGTCGTCTCttgtgagagagaaaatgctTGCTCACACTATGTAGAGCCAAATAAACTGAGCACCTTTTGGGCATGGACCAGTGAGCTACCTTCGggtctgagaaatgaagccaatgcagaagtgtcttaaacttgcattctttctgcCAGCAGGAGGCAACTCCTCTGGgggcaaaaagaagtctgattgtatagaagtctataagaTAATGAGCCTacttttcacttgatttattacctcagtaaacattgtaaacatgagtttatgttctcaatctCTAGATAATAATCAAGGTGTGCTCCCTCCCTGAAATTCTCTGGAATCATAGCTGCAGATGTGCCGGGAAGGAACTGATACCATCTGACATTGACAAAGGCGTGGTATGCAGCAATTGCTATGAACTCTTGACCTGTTTGGACTGTTTTTATTGCAGATGTGCGGAGGCGTTTCCTTATAAATATGAGCTTTAGTTCCTCAGTCAGTTTATTGCATTTCCACATTGCACCCAGCAAGACAACAGGACCTAAGAAACCAAAGTCCTTTCAACGAAGACAGTTTATTACTTTCTTAATACAATAATTAATTGTAAAGATGATTGATAGAGACGTCTTACTCGAAGCTTTGTGCACAGTCTGCAATGCCGATGTGACTGTTCAATCTGATGTAAGGCTCAGATCTGCAGGAGCAACACAGCAGCCGCAGCTGTTCAGCAAGAATTTCATCCATGCAGTCTTGGGTGCAGATGAAACCAGGTAAttattggaaatgttgtttttagttTCCTCATATGCTAagaagatatttctgaaaatggTACACACTGCGgcttaaaacattttaatctaCAACAGTCATCAGAGAGcatgtaaatacatttttttatttgcagaaTGTGTTGTGAACAATCTTACTGTACATTACAGCCAGGTGTCAAGATCCAACTTCTGCCGCCTCCAATGTGCCCTGCAAGGTCAGGATCCGTCAGCAGGTTATACCTACCAGGAGGAATGTGGAACACGAAATCCACCGTGCTTCATTAATGAGGCTGAATTCTTTGACCAAAGATTCGACTATGACTTCACCAAGCTGACTGCTGTCGAGACTTACcacagaggtggagaggtgtACGAACGCCCGTATGGTTGGCAGCGTTTTGCCCTCAGGGTAAAtatgcttttgttttatttgacttttaaatCTCAGAATTTCATGACCTACATGAAGCATGCGATATTGACTCATGCTGGCGGCAGATGaaaacatcagatctgtgtggaACGATAAGGAGACCTTAAATtaatacatgcacaaacataaaTGTCATATTTCTGTCGGGTTTTCCAGCATTTGACTGCACACCTTTGTAACAATTAACCTCATTGCTTCCtctttaaaatgacaataaaagagAGACTAATAGAAACTTATGATGTTCTGATGTAAATATTTTGTCTCAGGTCCTGGATGATTATGAAAACCATGCCTGGCTGGGAACCCAATACCGTAGCACGCAGTCAGTGCCAGGGGAGTGGCCTGTGTCCTACCATGGGACGTCAAAGGAAGGTGCTGGCGGCATCATCGAAGGACACTACAAGGTTTGTTGGTTTGATTATATATCAGTTATTATCAGTGGTAAATGTTATATGCAGTAGAATGTAACACCTTCACAACTGCATTACTGAGTTAcacccagtgggcaacctttttcactgaaaagtgaagccaacgcggaACGCCTTAAACTTgaattctttctaacagccagcagggggcgactcctggttgcaaaaaaagaagtctgattgcatagaagtctatgagaaaatgagcctacttctcacttgatttattacctcagtaaacatgtaaatatttagattatggtctcaatcgctagtttcaaatcttcttcaatacagcatgatgttcatttagtaaatcatggtcccatttagagtcaaatagaccataaagcaggggatgctttagggtgtggctaccttgtgattgtccGTCTTTTTCGTCTTTACTTCGAattttttcacagtgtgttttcagttcataaaaatacatttttaaccttcaaagtaaatttttaacattttgttcacctaaacatgtcttattcagtgtttggttgtacttagcttcatcctctcatgtcacttctggttgcaaaaaaaacaaaatggggacagccaaaaaccaagctGGCAAAGGCCAAAAAGCCAAACCCGAGGTTTTCAAAACCGTAGTCAACAAATCAATGcctgacgtcacagtgactacgttcacttctgatttacagtctatggtcacaCATAATTATGGTATGACACATAAGGccctttattacacggctttgctGAATACTtcattctgattggtcgatcacggcgttctacggtctgttatttaatagcagaccgttgctatgtatatcaGACCGCcgtatgggcgcagttctgatgtcggactctggcagaccatttttgtgtcaaattattgatttctttagtaagtagccgtgtaataagcaggataatgtacagctagcgggtcattgttgtgaaagaaaccccttagCTTTGCGTCAGGGTGCGGcatgtctgggtttatttcacaacaatgacccgctagctgtacattatcccttacatccCTGACCTTGAAATTTTCTTTGCCCACACAGATGggataaaatgataaaaggCCCTCTACTCAATAGATATggttttaaagaaaatatttgCAAACCATCACAAAAAGTCTTAATCCAGGGAAGAATTAAAGACAATGTACGACTAACTTTATAAAATTCAAATTCTTACTTCTTTTAACAGCCTGGCCCTGGTGACGCTTATGGCAGGGGGATTTATTCTACTCCATACTTGTCTGAGGCGATCTATTACGCCAAAACATTCACCTGCAAGAAGAACGGCAAGAAGTACCAAGTGATGCTGCAGAATCGTATCAACCCCACGTACCGGGAGAAACACAGAGACGGGAAGTACTGGCTGGTTCGCGTCCCTAGAGGAACATCACAGGATGAAGAGCAGAAGATGGTCCAAAGGGCCATCCGTCCTTATGGCCTTCTTCTGAAAGAGGTCTAACAGGGTGTGAACGGTcacaaaacaacccaaaaagTGATTACTTATTTGTTTCctttgctttattttgaaatgccaGCGAGTGTGTCGTCtttgaagcataaagtagtacctgcagggtctgaaatttaattttttcattgcctgccactttggcagacaagtattttcttttttttctgccactcagaaatgttatctgccacttttaaaatctctgcgctaaatgaaggaacaaggcaaaagtgagcatggctcacatagcCCCgttcactgcttgacccctactaaagtagagccaaaggttttgcccttttggaaaaattaaaaacattttgggcagcctggacttctaacccccaaaaggcacaactagaccacactgccAACcgtcataccaaatttgaagttcctaagttaaatagttttcgagttctgctccggacacgaaagtgtgacacacgAACCGACGGACGGAACACTATATACGGGTATAATAACATCTTTCTTCTTCGTTTGctctattttttcattttacatttaataaaCAGAATTTTAATCAAATGTGTTGTCAATGCCTCTCCATACCAAAGAACACACAGCGGGTAAATGTTTCATTGTATTTTGGCTTTTACATTTAGCAGAAGCATGAAAAGCTGTCCTTTAGAATTGTCTCCAACATCCAAATTAAAGAATACAGTATCGGTATTTTTTAGGGCTTTCAAATTTAACGTAATAATAGTAATGCggtaacgcaaattcattttaacgccactaatttctttaatgcaattgatatttcggaggttgtagcaggctcggttttaaagctagagtaaatatactggtatcatatgaaactaaaaaacctaaagaatctattggtaccaaccatgtcatactagcgtgtcaagaaggaggctaaataatgctccaaacttacacaaaagtttggctaggaaaaactggcatggacaatcatgcgatttgcATTGAAGCCAGAATAAATTTGATTAAAAGTAGGGCTGCCattcataatataaaataaattaaaatatttcctCTGGgggcaaaaagaagtctgattatatataagtctatatactatacattttAAAGTATATCTTATACACACATGTCCAAATGAACTGACATAAGCCAGCGTTATTCACAGGGAGCGTGAACCAGATAaatgtttaacatttctttactattaaGACTGCTAAAATATACATCCATATGACGTTTGTCgtgcttaaatacaaggtgcaaattcttagtatcgatacaatagattatttaccatgcaaatcaattttaaatcgatatacagtacatctcccgtgaaggacaacttgcaaGTACCTATCGATAGTTGAATCGTAGGAagataaatcgatacatcgatgtagtagatgaattgTTACTCCCCTACTGCTCATGAGATTGCTGTCAGGCCCTCTGCCTCATCCTAGCCAGcaagccctctctctctctgtgtgtgtgtgtgtgtgtgtgtgtgtgtgtgtgtgtgtgctgtgcttGATTGCAGGAGTGGAGTCTGGTGTGCAGGGGTTGTGCTGCAGCTGCAAACCGTCATCAATCTACTCTACTACAAATACTGGTCTTCAACTCCACCACGCTGCCAGATCGTAGACTCTGTTCCCACAGTCAGTCTAGTTCAAGCCTCTTATCTGAAAATCTGTTGTCTGTTTTTGTATGATTATCTCATACCTGTTTTTTCCTCTGCCTACAGCAGCACTCGGCCCAATTCCTGCCTCCATTCCACTCCTGCCTAGCACACCTCTCTGGATCTCTGGACTCAGCATACAGCTCTGGATCTCTGGACTCAGCACACAGCTCTGGATCTCGGGACTCAGCACACAGCTCTGGATCTCGGGACTCAGCACACAGCTCTGGATCTTGGGACACAGCTctcccctccccccaccccctctgCCAGCAAACTCACCTGCCTTGCTCTACCCAGTTCTCGCCATAAGAAATTAagtattgtaaataaataatttctttGCATCTATTACCTGCCTCAGTCTCTGTGTTCCGCACTTGGGTTCACTAAATTAGCCACGCCTAACAATTGCCAAGTTTCTGGGTCATGAAAAATCCAAGGCCCTTTCTCTGTTCCATACCTTCACTGGCTGTGAAACAGCATCTACATATGGGATACCTGCAATGCCTATGATATGGCAACAGAGACCTTCTTGGCTCTGTCAAAGGCGCCAAAGAGCATTCCAGAAGAAATAATTTCCGTTGTAGAGCACAATGATGGACGGgggtgaaaaaaatataaaggaCATGGCTGCATGTGGTGGGGCACCAGCACGCAGAAAGATTTCTAGCATGTAGAGCAGCCTATATGGTACTGCTCcatgttttctcaattttacGGCCACCCTAAAGACCTACCCTGTATGAGCAGTGCTGCCTTGCATGACACTAGTAACATCCTGTAGCTCCCGATTAGTGTCCTCGCTGAAGAGTTCATTGTGTCACTGACAAGGGAAGCTCTCCAGTACAGACAGTCCTCGGATCCAAAAGTGGCATCTGCAGGTTGTATCTTTCATCTTTTGTGTTTGACACGTTGTTTTTAAGCTTCAAGTTGTTAAGGTCATATTGAATATTGCTCTACTCTGTACAGTCACTGTATTGTCAGGGTTAATGAACAAAATGAGTAAGCTTTTAAAACTCTATACAACATACATGTGTATAACAGACATGGTTTTATAGTCTAGCCTAGGTTCTCAGACATTGATATTTGCTTAATACAACATCACTGAATTAACCATTAACTATTCACCTGAACAGTTTATGATTAGAATTATGATACATAATTTGGTTATGGTAGGAAGTGAGGCGTTTTTGCGATGGCTCCATGTCTGGAAATGTTCAAGGCTCCAAACTGTTCaagtgtaccaagtttcatgcctTTATGACaaagtgaacatcattttcacatatcacCTGGAATATAACCCATTGCTACTGAATCGGGGCCTCATCAgttgtaacatgtttatattgacaATGAGGTAAGAGTgggaaaacataaaataatgtatAGAGAATTAATTTCTCAGTACagttttttgagtttttgtattattttgtgtttctgctgctaagAAAGCCATTTACAAACGGCCCCAATAACAGAATCCAATGCAAAGTTCTGAACATTCCatcagatacaaactgcacaaagttacgtttattctgataagaaatgttattgttgttattcatgtaatatataattttaatgcTGTTTTTGTGCTCTTGATGCTGGAACTATCCATGGGCATATCCGATATATATGAAGttagttataagggcatttgaagtggcattcagaatttgccccattgcagcattagaggtcaaaggtcaaattctcttgacctcagtgtgATGACAATGTGACTGAGggatagattatagtctaagctttacaatgatatatgacttcatgatattgtgtgttggttaccctcttttatactggatctatgtggaaaatggcgaaaaaagatggaaacattttaatgatggagggatgaaaaaaggagtgatagcacatagcattgcagcaatggtagctttctatcaggcattttccaacactagggacatagacctttaaaaaaatcactatgagacttggtccctccaaagtggcacgaccAACCCCCTGGCTCATGGACTAGGTGTCCAAACTTAAACTTTCTCAAAAAGTATATATGAGTCTTTTAATTTAAGACAGTATCTTAATGACTGAGTTTAGCGCCGTACACTTGAATCTGCAGTAAGCTGATTTTAACACTATTAAATTTCACTCACCAGTGAAAATCACTCCTAATGGATAACAGTGGTGTTGGGCCTTGGATTGAAGAATTGTAAAAGTACATCACAGAGGTGACTTTTCTTGGACCTTAGTCGTCTCttgtgagagagaaaatgctTGCTCACACTATGTAGAGCCAAATAAACTGCGCATCTTTTGGGCATggaccagtgggctaccttcgggtctgagaaatgaagccaatgcagaagtgtcttaaacttgcattctttctaatagccagcagggggcaactcctctgggggcaaaaagaagtctgattgtatagaagtctatgagataatgagtctacttctcacttgatttattacctcagtaaacattataaacatgagtttgtggtctcaatctctagtttcaagtcttcttcaatacagcatgatgttcctTTAGTAaaatatggtcccatttagagtcaaatagaccataaagcaggggaggctttagggcgtggctaccttgtgattgacaggtcactaccacggcgttgtccgtgtttttgtcttacaactttaaccctttcacagtgtgttttcagttcatgaaagtaaattctaacattttggtcgcctatgaacgtcttattcagcgttcggttgtacttagctccaccctctcgtgtcacttctggttgcaaaaaaacaagatggcgacggccaaaatgttgaactcaaggcttcaaaacggca
The nucleotide sequence above comes from Sebastes fasciatus isolate fSebFas1 chromosome 4, fSebFas1.pri, whole genome shotgun sequence. Encoded proteins:
- the LOC141766643 gene encoding uncharacterized protein LOC141766643, which codes for MIDRDVLLEALCTVCNADVTVQSDVRLRSAGATQQPQLFSKNFIHAVLGADETSQVSRSNFCRLQCALQGQDPSAGYTYQEECGTRNPPCFINEAEFFDQRFDYDFTKLTAVETYHRGGEVYERPYGWQRFALRVLDDYENHAWLGTQYRSTQSVPGEWPVSYHGTSKEGAGGIIEGHYKPGPGDAYGRGIYSTPYLSEAIYYAKTFTCKKNGKKYQVMLQNRINPTYREKHRDGKYWLVRVPRGTSQDEEQKMVQRAIRPYGLLLKEV